Proteins encoded in a region of the Flavobacteriaceae bacterium HL-DH10 genome:
- a CDS encoding sigma-54 dependent transcriptional regulator, giving the protein MQKILVIEDEAAIRRVLVKILSEENDTYQVDEAEDGLSGMEKIKNEDFDLILCDIKMPKMDGVEVLEATKKIKPEIPMVMISGHGDLDTAVNTMRLGAFDYISKPPDLNRLLNTVRNALDRKELVVENKILKKKVSKKYEMIGNSDAISQIKSIIDKVAPTDARVLITGPNGTGKELVAHWLHEKSARAKGNMIEVNCAAIPSELIESELFGHVKGAFTSAAKDRAGKFEAANGGTIFLDEIGDMSLSAQAKVLRALQESRIQRVGSDKDIKVDVRIIAATNKNLKKEIEAGRFREDLYHRLAVILVKVPALNERREDIPLLVNHFSEKIATEQGTAKKLFSDKAIKLLQEYDWTGNIRELRNVIERLIILGGSEVSEQDVKLFASK; this is encoded by the coding sequence ATGCAAAAAATATTAGTCATAGAAGACGAAGCTGCTATTAGAAGAGTATTAGTTAAAATCCTTTCAGAAGAAAATGATACCTATCAAGTAGATGAAGCAGAGGATGGTTTATCTGGTATGGAGAAAATAAAAAATGAAGATTTTGATTTAATACTTTGTGATATAAAAATGCCAAAAATGGATGGTGTTGAAGTATTAGAAGCAACAAAAAAAATAAAACCAGAAATACCAATGGTTATGATTTCTGGTCATGGCGATTTAGATACAGCAGTAAATACTATGCGTTTAGGAGCTTTTGATTATATTTCTAAACCACCAGATTTAAACCGTTTATTAAATACCGTTCGTAATGCTTTAGACAGGAAAGAATTAGTTGTAGAGAATAAAATTCTTAAGAAAAAAGTAAGTAAGAAATATGAGATGATTGGCAATAGTGATGCCATTTCTCAAATAAAAAGTATTATAGATAAGGTGGCTCCAACCGATGCACGTGTTTTAATTACAGGACCTAACGGAACTGGAAAAGAGCTTGTTGCACATTGGTTACATGAAAAAAGTGCCAGAGCAAAAGGTAATATGATTGAGGTTAATTGTGCAGCTATTCCATCTGAATTAATAGAAAGTGAATTATTCGGTCATGTAAAAGGCGCTTTTACAAGTGCAGCAAAGGATAGAGCAGGAAAATTTGAAGCAGCTAATGGCGGTACTATTTTTTTAGATGAAATAGGAGACATGAGTTTATCTGCACAGGCAAAAGTATTACGTGCATTACAAGAAAGTAGAATACAGCGAGTTGGTAGCGATAAAGATATTAAAGTAGATGTACGTATTATTGCGGCAACCAATAAGAATTTAAAAAAGGAAATTGAAGCAGGAAGATTTAGAGAGGATTTATATCACAGACTTGCCGTAATTTTGGTTAAAGTGCCAGCTTTAAATGAGAGAAGAGAAGATATCCCTTTATTAGTAAATCATTTTTCAGAAAAAATAGCAACAGAACAAGGAACCGCGAAAAAGTTGTTTTCAGATAAGGCAATTAAATTGCTTCAAGAGTATGATTGGACAGGTAATATTAGAGAACTTCGTAATGTTATTGAACGATTAATAATCTTAGGGGGCTCTGAAGTTAGTGAGCAAGATGTTAAGTTGTTTGCTTCAAAATAA
- a CDS encoding mechanosensitive ion channel, which yields MQSKVTHKIEKEVEQVGEVITNSSIWEKITGFLEFKIIDYTYGTGEDVHDIELKVKYVLLVLVVIIATTYLLRWVKKLITRNMPVTDKAKFNTVFSFARWLIYIIVVLIVFDSIGINVTAVFAASAALLIGIGLALQTLFQDIISGIFILIDQTVHVGDIIELEGKVGRVEEIKLRTTRATTVDNKVLIIPNHLYLTNSLYNWTQNGTTTRESVDVGVAYGSDVQLVKKLLLQAATKQKDVLKYPEPAVLFTDFGESSLNFKIVFTINDSFNVRFPKSEIRFEIDKLFRENNVSIPFPQRDIHIIKK from the coding sequence ATGCAAAGTAAAGTAACACATAAAATTGAAAAAGAAGTGGAGCAAGTAGGGGAGGTTATAACTAATAGTTCAATTTGGGAAAAGATTACAGGGTTTCTTGAATTTAAGATTATAGATTACACCTATGGAACAGGAGAAGATGTACATGATATAGAGCTTAAAGTAAAATATGTTTTATTAGTTTTAGTTGTAATTATAGCAACAACATACCTTTTAAGATGGGTAAAAAAGCTAATAACTAGAAATATGCCAGTAACAGATAAGGCGAAATTTAATACAGTCTTTTCTTTTGCAAGATGGTTAATTTACATAATTGTTGTACTTATTGTATTTGATTCTATTGGGATTAATGTAACAGCTGTTTTTGCAGCATCAGCAGCGTTGTTAATTGGAATTGGTTTAGCACTTCAAACATTATTTCAAGATATTATTTCAGGTATTTTTATATTAATAGATCAGACGGTACATGTTGGAGATATTATTGAGTTAGAAGGGAAAGTAGGTCGTGTAGAAGAAATTAAACTTAGAACAACGAGAGCAACTACTGTAGATAATAAAGTGTTAATAATTCCGAATCATTTATATCTTACTAATAGTCTTTATAATTGGACTCAAAATGGAACCACTACCAGAGAAAGTGTCGATGTGGGAGTTGCTTACGGTAGCGACGTACAATTGGTAAAAAAATTGTTACTTCAAGCTGCAACTAAACAAAAAGATGTTTTAAAATATCCAGAACCAGCGGTGTTGTTTACAGATTTTGGAGAAAGCTCGTTAAATTTTAAAATTGTATTTACTATAAATGATAGTTTTAATGTTCGTTTTCCTAAAAGTGAAATTCGTTTTGAAATAGATAAATTATTCAGAGAAAACAATGTAAGTATACCGTTTCCGCAACGTGATATACACATTATAAAAAAATAG